From the genome of Clostridia bacterium, one region includes:
- a CDS encoding AarF/ABC1/UbiB kinase family protein, translating to MKKTNERKRIRQIISVFIKHGVKRGILNPEQLRLALEELGPTFIKIGQMLSTRPDILPDSYIVEFEKLQDNVKAVEYEQINDIIKEELGKPTDQIFQTFQKQPIATASMAQVHYATMRDGGEVVVKVLRPQIRETMLNDISILRGLTRLFKFRLQDTVVDPSQVVDELWKTAQQELDLKKEAQNLHRFGDNNKDIKYIKCPRPYDEYTTSNILVMDYIGGIKITDINTLETEGYDVQEIAEKLASNYLKQIFEDGFFHADPHPGNILIDDKKIAYLDLGMVGMLDEKMLKKLNIFLYAVAMGDLDSMTQSVIRIGIMRKKVNINRLYSDIEQIYNSYIDRSFYNIDLPRFMDEVLKAAKRNNIAMPSDVTMLIKGIMTIEGLLTKLAPEISIMDIAIPYVKEKMLENRDLKKDFLEHLESIYAFSKSGIKLPAKMLELVNSALAGKLKVQMEHINLENSISELSKMVNRLVFGLIVAALIVASAIVINANVGPKIYDISIFGILGYVGAGMMGILLLVSILRSGKM from the coding sequence ATGAAAAAAACGAATGAGAGAAAAAGAATAAGACAGATAATATCGGTTTTTATAAAACACGGGGTAAAAAGAGGTATATTAAATCCTGAACAGTTGCGACTTGCCTTGGAGGAACTGGGACCTACATTTATAAAGATAGGGCAGATGTTGTCTACTCGTCCTGATATACTTCCAGATTCATATATCGTAGAGTTTGAAAAATTGCAGGATAATGTAAAAGCTGTAGAATATGAGCAGATAAATGATATTATAAAGGAAGAGCTTGGAAAACCTACAGATCAGATATTCCAAACCTTCCAAAAGCAACCTATTGCTACTGCATCTATGGCACAAGTACATTATGCTACTATGAGGGACGGAGGAGAAGTAGTTGTAAAAGTCCTGCGGCCCCAAATAAGAGAAACCATGCTTAATGATATTTCCATACTGAGAGGCCTTACCAGATTATTCAAGTTTAGATTACAGGACACTGTGGTAGATCCCAGCCAGGTTGTGGACGAGCTTTGGAAAACAGCTCAACAGGAGCTGGATTTAAAAAAAGAGGCCCAAAACCTGCATCGGTTTGGAGATAACAACAAAGATATTAAATATATAAAATGTCCTCGGCCTTATGATGAATATACTACCTCTAATATACTGGTGATGGATTACATAGGGGGCATAAAGATTACTGATATAAACACTTTGGAGACAGAAGGTTATGATGTACAAGAGATAGCCGAAAAACTTGCATCAAACTATCTAAAGCAGATTTTTGAAGACGGTTTTTTTCATGCAGATCCCCATCCAGGCAATATATTGATAGACGACAAAAAAATAGCCTATCTGGATTTGGGCATGGTAGGGATGCTGGATGAAAAAATGCTGAAAAAGCTTAATATATTTTTGTATGCTGTTGCTATGGGGGATTTGGATTCCATGACCCAGTCGGTGATCAGGATAGGGATTATGAGGAAAAAGGTAAATATCAACAGATTATATTCCGATATAGAACAGATATACAACAGCTATATAGACAGGTCTTTTTACAATATAGACTTACCTAGATTTATGGACGAAGTCCTAAAAGCTGCAAAAAGAAACAATATAGCCATGCCCAGTGATGTGACCATGCTTATAAAGGGCATAATGACAATTGAAGGATTGCTCACCAAGTTGGCTCCTGAAATAAGCATTATGGATATAGCTATACCCTATGTAAAAGAAAAAATGCTGGAAAACAGGGATCTGAAAAAGGATTTTTTAGAACATCTAGAAAGTATTTATGCTTTTTCAAAATCAGGGATTAAATTGCCGGCAAAAATGCTGGAGTTGGTCAACAGTGCCCTGGCAGGAAAGTTAAAAGTCCAGATGGAACATATAAATTTAGAAAATAGTATCAGTGAATTGAGCAAAATGGTAAACAGGCTTGTTTTTGGACTTATAGTAGCTGCGTTGATTGTGGCATCGGCTATAGTTATAAATGCAAATGTAGGGCCTAAGATATACGATATTTCTATCTTTGGTATTTTAGGATATGTTGGAGCAGGAATGATGGGAATTTTGCTGTTGGTATCTATATTGAGGTCGGGCAAGATGTGA
- a CDS encoding vitamin B12 dependent-methionine synthase activation domain-containing protein — protein MEIFRDIDFKFDSDKFYRRINLDKYMSLKGDVDDLLDKAIPLIKPKAVYKVSFIEKKTDDSIDIGEAIFESKTMVKNLKDVHRIFPYIATCGNELEDLEQGLEDVLERFWLDVLKEMALQDAILFINRYIKDKYAMKKMASMNPGSADIDVWPIEQQERLFSIFGDVESLIGVKLTQSCLMIPNKSISGFYFPTTVSFQNCQLCTRKSCPDRRVPYKG, from the coding sequence GTGGAAATATTCCGGGATATTGATTTTAAATTTGATAGTGATAAGTTCTATAGAAGAATTAATTTAGATAAATATATGTCATTAAAGGGTGACGTGGATGATTTATTGGATAAAGCAATTCCTCTGATCAAACCCAAAGCAGTTTACAAAGTAAGTTTCATAGAAAAAAAGACTGATGATTCTATCGATATAGGTGAGGCGATATTTGAAAGTAAAACAATGGTAAAAAACTTGAAAGATGTACATAGGATATTTCCGTATATAGCTACATGTGGCAATGAATTGGAAGATTTAGAGCAAGGGCTAGAAGATGTGCTGGAAAGGTTTTGGCTGGACGTGCTGAAGGAGATGGCCTTGCAAGATGCAATTTTATTTATAAACAGGTATATAAAAGATAAATATGCAATGAAAAAGATGGCTTCCATGAATCCCGGTTCAGCTGATATAGACGTGTGGCCGATAGAGCAGCAAGAAAGATTATTTTCCATATTTGGAGACGTTGAATCTTTGATAGGAGTAAAACTCACCCAAAGCTGTTTGATGATTCCTAACAAAAGTATATCAGGCTTTTATTTTCCTACTACGGTAAGTTTCCAAAACTGTCAATTATGTACAAGAAAGAGCTGCCCTGATAGAAGGGTTCCGTATAAAGGTTAG
- a CDS encoding TVP38/TMEM64 family protein: MSRSKQFIIGTIVVCAIVVLFIFFLNSPYYRQFKYIFSSAERLQDFVKGFGLWAPLIFFMVQFLQVIIAPIPGNLTGIVGGALFGIINGFLLNGAGIFLGSIVAFFIARVFGQPLVLKLIGKDIFYKYNKVFVGKSFIVLFCIFLFPFFPDDALCFMAGLSNMRVLNFIILILLGRMPGVFVSTLAGAGIISFTLIEWCIIGVLSLVLIWLGIKYSKKIEELISK; encoded by the coding sequence TTGAGTAGATCAAAACAGTTTATCATTGGCACGATTGTTGTATGTGCCATTGTTGTTTTGTTTATATTTTTTTTAAATAGCCCATACTATCGGCAGTTCAAATATATATTCAGCTCGGCTGAAAGGTTACAAGACTTTGTAAAAGGTTTTGGGCTATGGGCTCCCCTTATCTTTTTTATGGTTCAATTTTTGCAGGTTATAATAGCGCCAATACCGGGTAACCTGACAGGGATTGTGGGAGGCGCTCTTTTTGGAATAATAAATGGATTTTTGTTAAATGGAGCAGGTATATTTTTAGGTTCTATAGTGGCTTTTTTTATCGCTAGAGTTTTTGGTCAACCCTTAGTATTAAAGTTGATAGGGAAAGATATATTTTATAAATACAACAAAGTATTTGTCGGAAAGAGTTTCATAGTATTGTTTTGTATTTTTTTATTTCCTTTTTTTCCTGATGATGCACTGTGTTTTATGGCCGGCCTATCCAATATGAGAGTATTGAATTTTATCATTCTAATACTATTAGGGAGGATGCCGGGAGTTTTTGTATCCACGCTGGCCGGTGCCGGAATAATCAGTTTTACATTGATTGAATGGTGTATTATTGGGGTTTTATCCTTGGTATTGATTTGGCTGGGGATAAAATATAGTAAGAAGATTGAGGAATTGATTTCTAAATAA
- a CDS encoding ABC transporter ATP-binding protein — MIKRFAKYYKPHMALFIVDFTCAFIVSCMDLVFPLVVKWVIDDVLPSKNMRLLIWIGIGLLGLYILRYVFDYIVTYWGHVLGTRIEYDMREQLFSHIQKLSFTYFDNTKTGHIMSRIVNDLFEIAELAHHGPEDLFTAGVTLTGSFVIMMLLNWKLALITFALVPFMTIFAIKKNKQLQQVFRDLRIKIADINAQVEDSISGVREVKSFTNEGYEQDKFREGNTNYKEARQKGYKVMGQFFPGINLYSNLINLVVLVFGGIFIYYDQLSPGDLMGFLLFVSMFLQPVRKISVLLENYQKGMAGFARFVEIIDMHPDITDRKNAKRVGRLEGDIEFKDVTFSYNNKKNVLENLSFTIKKGQTVAIVGPSGGGKTTLCSLIPRFYEIDRGKIEIGGIDIRDVTQKSLRKNIGLVQQNVFLFSGTVKENIAYGKLDATDGEIVQAAKNANAHDFIMSLENGYDTYVGERGVKLSGGQKQRIAIARIFLKNPPILILDEATSALDNQTERMIQHSLNRLSQERTTLVIAHRLATVVNADRIIVLTDQGIVEQGTHRELMEKAGLYSHLYNMQFQDITQQDF; from the coding sequence ATGATAAAAAGATTTGCTAAATATTATAAACCGCATATGGCATTGTTTATAGTTGATTTTACTTGTGCTTTTATAGTATCTTGCATGGACCTGGTGTTTCCTCTAGTGGTCAAATGGGTGATAGATGATGTTCTCCCATCCAAGAACATGAGACTGTTGATATGGATAGGAATAGGGCTGCTAGGTCTTTATATTTTAAGATATGTGTTTGATTATATTGTCACATATTGGGGACATGTATTGGGTACTAGGATAGAGTATGATATGAGGGAACAGTTATTTTCACATATTCAAAAACTTTCTTTCACGTATTTTGATAATACAAAAACAGGGCATATAATGTCTAGGATAGTCAATGATCTTTTCGAGATAGCAGAGCTTGCACATCATGGACCGGAGGACTTGTTTACAGCAGGGGTGACCCTTACCGGCTCATTTGTGATAATGATGTTATTGAATTGGAAGCTAGCATTGATAACCTTTGCTTTGGTGCCTTTTATGACGATATTTGCTATAAAGAAAAACAAACAGCTTCAGCAGGTGTTTAGGGATTTGAGAATAAAGATTGCCGATATAAATGCACAAGTGGAGGATAGTATTTCAGGGGTACGGGAAGTAAAATCTTTTACCAATGAAGGATATGAGCAGGACAAGTTCAGAGAAGGAAATACAAACTATAAAGAGGCCAGACAAAAAGGCTATAAGGTTATGGGCCAATTTTTTCCTGGGATAAATTTATATTCAAATCTGATCAATTTGGTGGTGCTGGTATTCGGTGGTATATTTATATACTATGATCAGCTTTCTCCCGGAGATTTAATGGGATTTTTATTATTCGTTTCAATGTTTCTTCAGCCGGTAAGAAAGATCAGTGTTTTATTGGAGAACTATCAGAAAGGAATGGCAGGTTTCGCCAGGTTTGTGGAAATTATAGATATGCATCCAGATATCACTGATAGGAAGAACGCTAAACGCGTAGGAAGGCTGGAAGGGGATATAGAGTTTAAGGATGTTACTTTCAGTTATAACAACAAGAAGAATGTGCTGGAAAACTTGAGCTTTACCATAAAGAAAGGGCAAACAGTAGCTATTGTAGGTCCTTCGGGAGGTGGAAAGACTACCTTATGTAGTCTAATACCCAGGTTTTATGAAATAGACCGAGGGAAAATAGAAATAGGTGGAATAGATATAAGAGATGTAACTCAGAAATCATTGAGAAAAAATATAGGGCTAGTACAGCAGAACGTATTTCTTTTTTCCGGAACAGTTAAAGAAAACATAGCATATGGCAAATTGGATGCAACCGATGGAGAGATAGTGCAGGCTGCAAAAAATGCAAATGCTCATGATTTTATAATGAGTTTAGAAAACGGTTATGATACCTATGTAGGCGAGAGGGGGGTAAAGCTTTCTGGCGGACAAAAACAGAGGATTGCTATTGCCAGGATATTTTTAAAAAATCCTCCTATTCTCATACTGGATGAGGCCACATCGGCTTTAGATAATCAAACAGAGAGAATGATACAACATTCTCTTAATAGGCTTTCTCAAGAAAGAACTACTCTGGTGATAGCCCATAGGCTAGCTACTGTAGTGAATGCGGACAGAATAATAGTGTTGACTGATCAAGGAATTGTAGAACAGGGGACACACAGAGAGCTGATGGAAAAAGCAGGGCTTTATTCCCATCTGTATAATATGCAGTTCCAAGATATCACCCAGCAGGACTTCTAA
- a CDS encoding MBL fold metallo-hydrolase — translation MQLIKIRGNSYYINAPTNIGVYSFKNKNCLLVDTGINNTQARKIGKVLVDNRLHTKHIINTHGHTDHCGGNHFFKQNYPGCLVYTSEKEKIFLENPKLHSCLLYCSNPLKEFNKHHSSHQLEVDFILESGMTKIDDQKFLVQPLPGHSPGQIGVLTPDKVLFLGDALFSQDIMDKYSIPYLFDIEHSIDTMHKIKDIDADYFLLAHSEAPVDKDQIIRLIDKNIDNIQQHLTDILELLSQPMTREDLLQSLIILKDLPTNFLQYHLHFSAVSAFLKALYDNEKIDYSIEDGKLYYFRSPAG, via the coding sequence TTGCAGCTTATAAAGATACGAGGAAATTCATACTATATAAATGCACCCACTAATATAGGAGTATATTCATTCAAAAACAAAAACTGTTTGCTGGTAGATACAGGCATAAACAATACACAGGCTAGAAAGATAGGAAAAGTATTGGTGGACAACCGCCTTCATACAAAACATATAATCAACACCCATGGACATACTGATCATTGCGGGGGAAATCACTTTTTCAAACAAAACTATCCTGGCTGTCTTGTATATACTTCGGAAAAAGAAAAGATATTCCTAGAAAACCCCAAACTCCATTCCTGTCTGCTGTATTGCTCTAACCCCCTCAAAGAGTTTAACAAACATCACAGCAGCCACCAATTGGAAGTTGACTTTATCCTAGAATCCGGGATGACTAAAATTGATGACCAAAAGTTCTTAGTCCAACCTCTTCCCGGACATTCTCCAGGTCAGATAGGGGTATTAACTCCCGATAAAGTATTATTTCTAGGCGATGCACTTTTCAGCCAAGATATAATGGACAAATATTCTATACCTTATCTTTTTGATATAGAACACAGCATAGATACAATGCATAAAATAAAAGACATAGATGCAGATTACTTCCTGCTTGCACACTCAGAGGCACCTGTAGATAAAGATCAAATTATAAGACTTATAGATAAAAACATCGATAATATTCAGCAACACCTAACCGATATATTGGAACTTCTATCACAGCCTATGACAAGGGAAGACCTTTTACAAAGCCTTATAATTTTAAAAGACCTTCCCACCAACTTTCTACAATATCACCTTCATTTTTCAGCAGTATCAGCTTTCTTAAAAGCCCTATATGATAATGAAAAAATAGACTATTCGATAGAGGATGGAAAGCTATACTACTTTAGAAGTCCTGCTGGGTGA
- a CDS encoding MATE family efflux transporter — protein sequence MEQTAVSDRLGNEAIVPLLFRLSIPSIIAMAVQALYNIVDSIYVGRISKQALSALSLAFPVQLIVIGTAVGTGVGVSSLISRLLGKGDKKRATNAAEHVMLIAVIYGIVVAFVGVFFSHEIIAAFTEDKELIQMGSEYISIILMGSFALFFPMLADNILRGQGNTFIPMITMLIGSILNVILDPLFIFGLWGFPRWGIKGAAFATVLSRIISGSFMMFILFSEKNDLDINIKNFKFDFSIIKSIYQVGFPAMVMQFLASFMVAGMNKILVSYSTTAIAAAGIYFKLQSFVFMPVFGLNHGFMPILGYNYGHRNPDRMKKAIKAAFVIGFAFTFAGFIVFQVFAEQLVRMFNDDAELIKIGVKALKTISLAFPIIGPAIVAGTTFQALGRGLPSLLLSFLRQIIVLLPAMYVLGIYFGLDGVWYAFPLSEIVNAVIGGIWLVVVLKQTFDDMRM from the coding sequence TTGGAACAAACTGCAGTGTCAGACAGATTAGGAAATGAAGCTATTGTACCGTTGTTATTTAGGTTATCCATACCATCTATAATAGCTATGGCGGTGCAAGCATTATACAATATTGTAGATAGCATATATGTGGGGCGTATAAGCAAGCAGGCATTGTCTGCATTATCTCTTGCATTTCCAGTCCAGCTAATAGTAATAGGAACTGCCGTTGGTACAGGTGTAGGGGTGAGTTCTCTCATATCTAGATTGCTAGGGAAGGGTGATAAGAAACGGGCTACAAATGCAGCTGAACATGTGATGCTGATAGCTGTAATTTATGGTATAGTAGTTGCTTTTGTAGGAGTGTTTTTTTCTCATGAAATAATTGCAGCCTTTACCGAGGATAAAGAGCTGATACAGATGGGTTCCGAATACATAAGTATTATACTCATGGGTTCTTTTGCACTGTTTTTTCCCATGCTAGCAGATAATATACTCCGTGGCCAAGGCAATACATTTATCCCTATGATTACAATGCTTATAGGTTCTATACTCAATGTGATATTAGATCCTCTATTTATTTTTGGATTATGGGGGTTTCCGCGTTGGGGAATAAAAGGTGCTGCCTTTGCAACTGTTTTGTCCAGGATAATCAGTGGAAGTTTTATGATGTTTATTTTATTCAGTGAAAAAAATGATTTAGATATAAATATCAAGAACTTTAAATTTGATTTTTCTATAATAAAATCCATATATCAGGTAGGATTTCCCGCTATGGTTATGCAGTTTTTAGCAAGTTTTATGGTAGCTGGAATGAACAAGATACTTGTGTCATATTCTACTACTGCTATCGCTGCTGCAGGTATATATTTCAAGTTACAGTCATTTGTATTTATGCCGGTATTTGGGTTGAACCATGGATTTATGCCTATATTGGGATATAATTATGGACATAGAAACCCTGACAGAATGAAAAAAGCCATAAAGGCTGCTTTTGTCATAGGGTTTGCATTTACTTTTGCAGGATTTATTGTGTTTCAAGTCTTTGCAGAACAATTGGTAAGGATGTTCAACGATGATGCAGAACTCATAAAGATAGGGGTAAAGGCTCTTAAAACCATCAGCCTTGCATTTCCCATCATAGGTCCCGCCATTGTGGCCGGCACTACTTTCCAGGCGTTAGGTAGAGGTTTGCCTAGTTTGCTGCTTTCATTTTTGAGGCAGATTATTGTGCTGTTGCCGGCTATGTATGTGTTGGGTATTTATTTTGGGCTGGATGGAGTTTGGTATGCATTTCCATTATCGGAGATAGTCAATGCTGTTATTGGCGGGATATGGCTTGTTGTTGTACTCAAGCAAACATTTGATGATATGAGGATGTGA
- a CDS encoding polya polymerase, whose translation MKITNIADPEGFFKKVQQCKGRVELVTSEGDRINLKSKLSQYIMLTKLFSEAKIGEMEILVSEPEDLHLILDYLIRG comes from the coding sequence ATGAAAATTACAAACATAGCTGATCCAGAGGGTTTTTTTAAAAAAGTTCAGCAGTGCAAAGGAAGAGTAGAGCTGGTTACGTCAGAAGGAGATAGGATCAATCTCAAGTCAAAGTTAAGCCAGTATATAATGCTCACCAAACTGTTTTCAGAAGCAAAAATAGGGGAAATGGAAATATTAGTTTCCGAACCAGAAGACCTGCATCTTATCTTAGATTATCTCATAAGAGGATGA